A DNA window from Hydrogenophaga taeniospiralis contains the following coding sequences:
- the soxX gene encoding sulfur oxidation c-type cytochrome SoxX, whose translation MNTNMKYALIPVAAALVALAGCTSSPSGADYDKAAAEVMKNSFQDRGIAKVDRLQQDEANRLCSAADVAGKPLDETTAKAIEAANLKTVKMPSDGQFLGDWKEGEKIAQSGRGLTWSDKAGDANGGNCYNCHQISKEEISFGNLGPSLYNYGKLRGATDLNSPAGKAIVEYTWGKLWNSRAYNACSQMPRAGHMGILNEKQIQHVMALLLDPKSPVNQ comes from the coding sequence ATGAACACAAACATGAAATACGCCCTGATTCCCGTGGCCGCTGCGCTGGTGGCGCTGGCCGGCTGCACGTCGTCGCCTTCCGGGGCCGATTACGACAAGGCCGCGGCCGAGGTGATGAAGAACTCGTTCCAGGACCGCGGCATCGCCAAGGTGGACCGCCTGCAGCAGGACGAAGCCAACCGCCTGTGCAGCGCCGCCGACGTGGCCGGCAAGCCGTTGGACGAGACGACCGCCAAGGCGATCGAAGCCGCCAACCTGAAAACCGTGAAGATGCCCAGCGACGGCCAATTCCTCGGTGACTGGAAAGAGGGCGAGAAGATTGCCCAGAGTGGGCGTGGCCTGACCTGGAGCGACAAGGCCGGCGACGCCAACGGCGGCAACTGCTACAACTGCCACCAGATCAGCAAGGAAGAAATCTCCTTCGGCAACCTGGGCCCCAGCCTCTACAACTACGGCAAGCTGCGCGGCGCGACCGACCTGAACAGCCCGGCGGGCAAAGCCATCGTGGAATACACCTGGGGCAAGCTGTGGAACTCGCGTGCCTACAACGCCTGTTCGCAGATGCCACGCGCGGGCCACATGGGGATCCTGAACGAAAAGCAGATCCAGCACGTCATGGCGCTTTTGCTCGACCCGAAGTCTCCGGTCAACCAATAA
- the soxB gene encoding thiosulfohydrolase SoxB codes for MSFSRREFMQVLAVAGATGMALSQKDVLAATPGAGERLYDVPKFGNVSFLHFTDCHAQLQPIYFREPNVNLGVADAVGRPPHIVGEQLLKHFGFKPNTAAAHAFTYLNFSQAAKTYGKVGGFAHLSTLVKQLKASRPHALLLDGGDTWQGSATSLWTNGQDMVDACKLLGVNMMTPHWEFTFGAKRVQEIVEKDFKGHIEFLAQNVKTTDFGDLVFSPYSMREMNGVKVAVIGQAFPYTPIANPRYMVPDWSFGIQDENMQKTVDEARAKGAQVVVVLSHNGMDVDIKMASRVRGIDAVLGGHTHDGMPAPVIVKNAGGQTLVTNAGSNSKYLGVLDFDVRGGKVQDFRYKLLPVFSNLLPADKAMQAYIDKVRAPFKDKLEEKLAVTEDLLYRRGNFNGSWDQVICDALIEGKGADMSFSPGVRWGTSLLPGDVITYERMMDQMALTYPATTLNEFTGEQIKGILEDIADNIFNPDPYYQQGGDMVRVGGLSYSLAPKAAVGQRINNMTLKGKPIDADKKYKVAGWASVQEGVQGEPIWDLVSGYLRDKKVIKDVKINTPQLIGMEGNPGMVA; via the coding sequence ATGAGCTTCAGCCGCCGTGAATTCATGCAGGTGCTGGCCGTGGCCGGCGCCACCGGCATGGCGCTCAGCCAGAAAGATGTGTTGGCCGCCACGCCCGGCGCGGGCGAGCGCCTGTACGACGTGCCCAAGTTTGGCAACGTCAGCTTCCTGCACTTCACCGACTGCCACGCCCAGCTGCAGCCGATCTATTTCCGCGAGCCCAACGTCAACCTCGGCGTGGCCGACGCGGTGGGCCGCCCGCCCCACATCGTGGGCGAACAGCTGCTCAAGCACTTCGGCTTCAAGCCCAACACCGCGGCGGCGCACGCCTTCACCTACCTCAACTTCTCGCAGGCCGCCAAGACCTACGGCAAGGTGGGGGGCTTCGCGCACCTGAGCACGCTGGTCAAACAGCTCAAGGCCAGCCGCCCGCACGCGCTGCTGCTCGACGGCGGCGACACCTGGCAGGGTTCGGCCACCTCGCTGTGGACCAACGGGCAGGACATGGTGGACGCCTGCAAGCTGCTGGGCGTGAACATGATGACCCCGCACTGGGAATTCACCTTCGGCGCCAAGCGCGTGCAGGAGATCGTGGAAAAGGACTTCAAGGGCCACATCGAATTCCTGGCGCAGAACGTCAAGACCACCGACTTCGGCGACCTCGTGTTCTCGCCGTATTCCATGCGCGAGATGAACGGCGTGAAGGTGGCCGTGATCGGCCAGGCCTTCCCCTACACCCCGATCGCCAACCCGCGCTACATGGTGCCCGACTGGTCCTTCGGCATCCAGGACGAGAACATGCAGAAGACGGTGGACGAAGCCCGCGCCAAGGGCGCGCAGGTGGTGGTCGTGCTGTCGCACAACGGCATGGACGTGGACATCAAGATGGCCTCACGCGTGCGCGGCATCGACGCCGTGCTGGGCGGCCACACCCACGACGGCATGCCCGCACCGGTGATCGTGAAAAACGCCGGCGGCCAGACCCTGGTGACCAACGCAGGCTCCAACAGCAAGTACCTGGGCGTGCTCGACTTCGACGTGCGCGGCGGCAAGGTGCAGGACTTCCGCTACAAGCTGCTGCCCGTGTTCTCCAACCTGCTGCCGGCCGACAAGGCCATGCAGGCCTACATCGACAAGGTGCGCGCGCCGTTCAAGGACAAGCTCGAAGAGAAGCTCGCCGTGACCGAGGACCTGCTGTACCGCCGCGGCAATTTCAACGGCTCGTGGGACCAGGTGATCTGCGACGCACTGATCGAAGGCAAGGGCGCCGACATGTCGTTCTCGCCCGGCGTGCGCTGGGGCACCTCGCTGCTGCCCGGCGATGTGATCACCTACGAACGCATGATGGACCAGATGGCGCTCACCTACCCGGCCACCACGCTCAACGAGTTCACCGGCGAACAGATCAAGGGCATCCTCGAAGACATCGCGGACAACATCTTCAACCCCGACCCCTACTACCAGCAGGGCGGCGATATGGTGCGCGTGGGCGGTCTGAGCTACAGCCTGGCGCCCAAGGCCGCGGTTGGCCAGCGCATCAACAACATGACCCTCAAAGGCAAACCCATCGACGCCGACAAGAAGTACAAGGTGGCGGGCTGGGCCTCGGTGCAAGAGGGCGTGCAGGGCGAACCGATCTGGGATCTGGTCTCGGGCTACCTGCGCGACAAGAAGGTCATCAAGGACGTGAAGATCAACACCCCGCAGCTCATCGGCATGGAAGGCAACCCGGGCATGGTGGCCTGA
- a CDS encoding class 1 fructose-bisphosphatase — MTKRISLTRYLVEQQRVDGHIPGDLRLLLEVVARACKSISQAVNKGDLGGVLGVADTENVQGEVQKQLDIIANEVLIEANEWGGHLAAMASEEMDSIYVVPNRFPQGEYLLMFDPLDGSSNIDVNVSIGTIFSVLKKGNDNPDTIEPVCEQDFLQPGTSQVAAGYCVYGPQTTLVLTVGDGVAMFTLDREQGSFVLTRENVQIPADTKEFAINMSNMRHWDAPVKRYVDECLAGKEGPRGKDFNMRWVASMVADVHRILTRGGVFLYPWDKREPEKPGKLRLMYEANPMSWLVEQAGGAATNGRQRILDIQPTKLHERVSVMLGSKNEVDRLTSYHSTL; from the coding sequence ATGACCAAACGCATCTCACTCACCCGCTACCTCGTCGAACAGCAGCGTGTCGACGGCCACATCCCCGGCGACCTGCGCCTGCTGCTTGAAGTGGTCGCACGCGCCTGCAAGAGCATCAGCCAGGCCGTCAACAAGGGCGATCTCGGTGGTGTGCTCGGCGTCGCCGACACCGAGAACGTGCAAGGCGAAGTCCAGAAACAACTCGACATCATCGCCAACGAGGTGCTGATCGAGGCCAACGAATGGGGTGGCCATCTCGCCGCCATGGCCAGCGAGGAAATGGACAGCATCTACGTGGTGCCCAACCGCTTTCCCCAGGGCGAGTACCTGCTGATGTTCGACCCGCTCGACGGCTCATCCAACATCGACGTCAACGTGTCCATCGGCACCATCTTCTCGGTGCTCAAGAAGGGCAACGACAACCCCGACACCATCGAGCCCGTCTGCGAACAGGACTTCCTGCAACCCGGCACCAGCCAAGTGGCCGCGGGCTACTGCGTCTACGGTCCGCAGACCACCCTGGTGCTGACCGTGGGCGACGGCGTGGCCATGTTCACGCTGGACCGCGAGCAGGGTTCCTTCGTGCTGACCCGGGAAAACGTGCAGATCCCGGCCGACACCAAGGAATTCGCCATCAACATGAGCAACATGCGCCACTGGGACGCCCCGGTGAAGCGCTACGTGGACGAATGCCTGGCCGGCAAGGAAGGCCCGCGCGGCAAGGACTTCAACATGCGCTGGGTCGCGTCCATGGTGGCCGACGTGCACCGCATCCTCACCCGCGGCGGCGTGTTCCTGTACCCCTGGGACAAGCGCGAACCCGAAAAGCCCGGCAAGCTGCGTCTGATGTACGAAGCCAACCCCATGAGCTGGCTGGTCGAACAGGCCGGCGGCGCCGCCACCAACGGGCGCCAGCGCATCCTCGACATCCAGCCCACCAAGCTGCACGAACGCGTCAGCGTGATGCTGGGCTCAAAGAATGAAGTCGACCGGCTGACCAGCTACCACAGCACGCTATAA